A segment of the Pseudomonas serboccidentalis genome:
TGCTCTGCGACGCACCCTTGACGACTGCTGGCGCAGCCTTCGCGCAAACTGACCTGATGCTGCACCTGCTGCGCAGACGCCTGTCGCCGGAGCTCGCCGACTATGTGGGCAAGGCTCTTCTCCTCGACAGCCGCCAATTGCAATCCCCATTCATCAATCCGGCAATCATGGCCCAGGGCAATACGCTGGTCGCCAACCTCACTGCCTACATAGAAGCACGCCTGCCCCACCCCCCCAGTGTCCCGAGCCTTGCGGCGTATGCCGGCATGTCTGAGCGAACGCTGTCGCGGCACCTTCGCAAAGCAACCGGCCTCTCAACCCAATATCTGATCCAGCGTGTGCAACTGAACAGAGCCCGCGTGCTACTGGAAACCAGCAGATACTCCGTTGAATCCATCGCCGAGCAGGTGGGATACCAGGATGCCACGGCCCTACGGCGACTGATGCGCCGCCTGTTGAACGCGTCCCCAAAACAACTGCGCCGGTAAAATCTGTGCATGAGTTCAGGCTCGTGCGAAACTTCACCGACTTGCGAATCACGGACGTTGTTGAAATGGTGTGCCTGCTTGCTGTCTCTGGAAGTCTGCGCCAGACCTCCTCCAACTCGATTTTGCTACGAGCAACTGAGCGTCTATGCCCCGACGGGGTATTGGTCAGGCATTACGAAGGTATAGGTGAATTGCCTCACTTCAACCCGGATCTGCTCGAGGATCCCCCCGAGACAGTCATAGCGTTATGGTCAATTATCGGGCAAGCGGATGGGCTGTTGTTTTCATGCCCCGAATACGCTCGAGGTATTCCCGGCTCATTCAAAAACATGCTCGATTGGCTCGTGAGCAGTGAAGAGTTTCCGGGCAAGCCTGTCGCGCTTTTCAACGCTTCGCCCAGAGCCAGTCACGCGCAAGCTGCATTGCGTCTGGTACTGGATACGATGTCAGCGCGCATCATCGAGGAAGCGTCAATGACTGTTAACCTCCTGTCCAGCCGATTGAGCGCCGAAAGCATTGCCGCCGACCCGGTGCTGGGACCAATGATCGGTACTGCGCTCGACGCTTTTAAACGACGCCTCGACAATCAAAACCTATGATGCTCCAACATGGGTTTCACCCGGTGAAATCGGGTCTTCCTTCGAATTGCCATAGATACCCCGTACGCGGCAGAGATCGGTACTCTTCCGATACTCACAGGCCGCCCCCCAAGCGGTAGCCCTCGCCATTTTCCATGGACAGGGCTTCGAGCATCACCTGCTCCAGGATGACAAAAAAACATTTGATGTGGGCCTGTTTCAAGGCCTGAGGCCGGGTCACCAGATAGACCTCCATATCAGGAAGGTGGATATCCGGGAACAGCTCGATCAGATCCTTCGCCAGTATCCGGGGCAATACAGCCACCCCCATACCTCGCCTCACCGATTCGAGTTGCGCAGCGAACGAGTTCACGCTGATCTGCGCGCGTTCCAGGCCTGCGGCCTTTGCCGTCCGCATTTGCGGCAACATATCCAGCGGAGGAAGCAAGGCAATGGTGACCGCAGTGGCCGGAGTCACCCCCGGATACCGTTTCAGATAACCGGCATCGGCGAAGACACCATAAGCGAGCCTGCCTATGGGTCGATAAATCAGCGACGGTTCGCCCAGGTGGGCAGTGCGTACAGCAATGTCCGCCACACCGCGGACGATCTTGTGAAAGTCGGTGGTTACCATCAACTCCACCGAGCAACGTGGGTGCAGAGACGTGAAACGACTCGCGGCCTCCAGCACGCACGACGAGAACCCCTCTCCGGCACTGACCAGGACACTGCCAGACAGCTCTGTGTTCAGCTCGGATATGCCCGCAGCGGCTTGACGCCTCAAACCCGCTTCCGCCGCCAGAGCCACTTCCACGAGGGATTGGCCCCGCGAGGTCAACCAGCATCCTTCAACACCCCGCTCGATGAGTGGCTCGCCCAGTGCGACCTCCAGTTGGGTCAGGCGGCGGGACACGGTAGACGCCGCGATCCCCAGAAACTGGCCAGCTTGAAGGAAGCTGCCACGCCGAGAAACTGCCAACAGCAGACGAAGATCGTCCCAATTTGCTTGCAACGCCATGCGTCCTGTCCTCCCTGGTCTGCATATGTGCAAAGCCATTATGCAGTAGTCGCTGTTTTTCGGGAGAGGCCTCAAAGGTATATCTGCAGGCCCTCGAAAACGAATGGAATGGACGATATGGCTACTGGCCCCAACGACTTTGCGGAACGCGCCGCCAGCGCCTTCAATCGCCATGATGTGGAGGCGATGCTTGCGCTGTTTTGCGAAGACTTCATCTACCTCGACAGCATGGGAATACAAACCGGTCGCGAAGCCATGCGCAAACGAGAGAACGCATTGCTCGAAGCACTCCCCGATGCCCATGTGATCTTCAGCCCATTCGCCGCCAGTCACGATCGCTTGGCGCTGACTGCCTTCCTGACCGGCACATTCGCCGCACCCTTGGTACTGCCGGACCGGGTGATTCCACCTCATGGACGCCATATCACCGCGTACTACGCCGCACACTTCACGTTCAAAGACGGGCTGGTCATTCGTGAAGAGGCCTTCTTCGACAGTGCAGTGCTGCTGCCGTTAACCCATCCGGCTGAGGGTTGAGCCATGCACAGTGTATTCGTTACTGGCTCGACCGGTTTGTTGGGTAACAACCTGGTACGTGAACTGGTCGCTCGTGGTTACGCGGTCAAAGCCCTGGTCCGTTCAAAAGCCAAAGGAGAACAGCAGTTCGACAATTTGCCGACTGTGGAACTGGTCGTCGGGGACATGGCCGATGTCGACGCATTCGCAGCGTCACTGCAAGGTTGCAATACGGTGTTTCACACCGCGGCGTTCTTTCGCGACAACTACAAGGGCGGCAACCACTGGAAGGAACTCGAAAAGATCAATGTCGCCGGTACGCGTGACCTGATTCACCAGGCCTACCGCGCCGGTATACGACGGTTCATCCATACGTCCTCCATAGCCGTGCTCGACGGCGCACCTGGCTCGCTCATTGATGAAACATGCCTGCGGGCGGACGCCGACGCGGATGACTACTACCGCAGCAAGATCCTCGCCGACCGGGTCGTCTTGTCGTTCCTGCAAGCACATCCCGAGATGCATGCCTGCATGGTCCTGCCCGGTTGGATGTGGGGCCCTGCCGACATTGGCCCGACCTCCTCGGGACAGTTGGTCAACGATGTCGTGCAGGGCAAGTTGCCCGGACTGATCCCAGGCAGTTTCTCCGTCGTCGATGCACGTGATGTGGCATTCGCGCTGATTGCTGCCGCCAAACATGGCCGACGCGGTGAACGCTATCTCGCGGCGGGTCGGCATATGACGATGCGTCAGTTGGTCCCTGTTCTAGGACGTATCGCGGGCGTCAAGACACCCGTTCGACAACTACCGTTCCCCCTTCTATACACTTTGGCGGCTGTGCAGGAGATCTATGCGCGCCTTACCGGCAAGCCCATTCTGCTGAGCATGGCCACGTTGCGTCTGTTAAGACGAGAGAATGACCGCAGCTGTTTCAACCATCACAAGAGTGAGCAGGAGCTTGGCCTGAGCTTCAGGTCGCTAGAGCTGACAATCACTGACACCGTGGCGTGGTACCGTGATCATGGCTGGTTTGAAAACCACAGTGCCTCGAAGAATAAAAGCTCATCCGTCATGATCGACATCTGACGTTAGGAAAAAACAAGGACGTAAAAACTGTGAAAAGGGAAATCATCCTGATGCGTCACGGCCAGCCAAAACTGGCCGCGACGGATAAAATTTCAGTGCACGAGATGAAAGACTGGATCGAACAATACGACCGATCCGAAATTACCCACCACCCGGTCCCACAGGCCAGTGTGCAACTCGCCGCAACCGCCACGGTGATTGTTTCAAGCAGCGCACCGCGTGCGCTGAGCTCCGTCCAGGCGCTCGGCTTGAAGCCTGCACTGGTCGACGGGCTTTTCTGCGAAGCACAACTACCTTATGGTCATTGGAAACTGCCACGGCTATCGCCGTTTACCTGGGCAATTATCCTTCGCGTCTTATGGCTGTGCGGTTACTCACGCAACGTCGAATCCGCCGGCGTTGCGAGGAGGCGCGCCAGTACGGCAGCCAAGCGATTGCAGTCCATTGCCAGCGATGGACCGGTTTTGCTGCTCGGTCATGGCTTGATGAATCGAATGATCGCCAAACAACTGATGGCCGATGGGTGGGCACGCCAAAAACGTAACGGCAGCCAGTATTGGAGTGCGACTGTGTACCAATATGGCGGTGTGTAAGAGGCGCCAACTGATCGGTTCTGCCGAACGAAAAAATCCAGACCCAATAAATAGGCCCGCTCAGCGGCGGGCCTATCCGGCCTAAATGTGAGAAAGCTCTCTGCGCTCTGGCCGCTTCATCACGCGGTGTATCCAGTTCTGGCTTGGTTTCTCGATCACCTGATAGCTCAGGAACCCAAAAGCCAGGGCGATCACGCCCCAGATGAACAAGATCAGCAGACCGGGCAACACATCAAAAAGGCCTGACATTTCGGTCAGCTTGAGCAATATCGCCAGCACCAGTTGGTGCCAGATGTAGATCGAGTAGGACGAGTCGCCCACCTTCTGCAACCAGGCCGGTAGTGTAACGCCGCTGGATATTTCAATGGCGATGGCGCCATAAACAATCAACGCGCAAGGGATAGTGAAGTACAGCGAGCGCCACCACGGTGCCCAGTTACCATTTTGAGAGTGAGCCCAGACCGCAACGCAAAACAGCGCCACACCCGCCATCAGGGACTGCCAGCCATACGCCTTTACGCCACGATCCACCATGAAGGCCAGGATGCATCCGGCGCCGAACTCAAGAATCAGCGGGCTCAGTGGCACGTAGTTGAACATTTGCAAGCCGCCGCCACTGGCCCAGATGGTCAGGCCGATCTGTAAAGCGATCCATCCAAGCACCAGCTCATACACCTGCTTTGGCCGAATCAGGATGATCAGCGCCAGCACCAAATAGAAGAACAGCTCGTAACAAAGTGTCCAGGCCAGTACCACACGGTTGTTGTTCGTAGTGGCCAGCGTCACCAGCCGCCAAACGCGCTCGGCTGCCATGCCTGGGTCAGCAGTCTGCACGTATGGCGCCAGGGCAAAGGATACTGCCAGGACGATCCAGTAGACGGGATACACCCGGAACAGGCGTTTAATGCCGAAGCGAGTTGCTGCCGTGATTGGGGCAAGATCCTCCCGACCGGCCTTCGCCGCCGTGTAGCAGACGATGAAGCCCGATATGACGAAGAACAGATCCACGCCAGCCGGGCCCACCCACCACCATTTGAAAAGAAACCAGTCAGCGCCCAAGCCGTGCTTGGTGCTGAGCAGATGAATTAGAAAGACCATGCAAGCCGCAACGCCGCGCATGGCCTGGAGGTTGTAGAATTTCATTCCCTGATCCTTTTTTAATTGCGCGGATCATATACACAACCGCATGTATCCTCCAGCTATCGGCCTCCCGGTGGTGCTGACGCCGGATTGGCCCAAGAATGGCGGGCCCCGGCCACGCCGAAAGAATGCACCGAGCAGATGGTCCTGCACCAGGGCGAGCCGACAGCGGTTTTCGAATGGTTCAAGGTTGATCGGGCTGTAGGGAATGTCCGCAACCAAGGCTCGGAGCTAATCAGACCAGCCGACTGACTCAGCTCTTCGTCAGCATCTTCAGGCGCTCCACCAGCGCAACTTCAAAAATGATGTACAGCCTTTCAGCTGTCGCCGGCGCGCAATCAAGGTCAACACCGGTTGCCGGGAGCAGGAGGTTTACAAAGCTTCAGTGGAATCGGGAAATTGCGGTATCGGAACTGGGAACAAGTGTGTTCTTGATCCCGGCAGGGTTTGGGGGCAGTAGCGCCAGGTCTGGCGTGAAGAACCGAGACGAACGTCCGGTCATTTTGAACGACGTGGCCAAGTTCGTGATCGAGAAACCATTCGGGCGCTGAGCCAGGGCATTTGATCGAGTTTTGCGCGGGTTTTGCGCAGGCACAAAAAAGCCGATCTTACTGATCGGCTCAAGTGTCTGATTTTACTCAGGAATAATGGTCGGGACGGAGTGATTCGAACACTCGCCCCCTAGCACCCCATGCTAGTGCGCTACCGGACTGCGCTACGCCCCGACTGGTTTGGAACCTTGCCCTTCATCTCGAAGAGCGCTCAAGAATATATCGCAAGCTTTTGAAAACTGGAAGTATTTAAAAGCCGCTTTTTATTTCTTGAGAACCACCAGTACATCTTCAAGCTCAGCGATCATCTGGCGGATCATTTGCTTGTATTGGGTGGTGTCGTCTTTGGCTTCATCGCCGGACAAACGCAGGCGCGCGCCGCCGATGGTGAACCCCTGATCGTAAAGGAGCGCGCGGATCTGCCGGATCATCAGCACGTCCTGGCGCTGATAATACCGGCGGTTTCCGCGGCGTTTGACGGGGTTGAGTTGAGGAAACTCCTGCTCCCAGTAGCGCAGCACGTGTGGTTTTACCGCACACAGCTCGCTGACTTCACCAATGGTGAAGTAGCGTTTGCCCGGGATGACGGGTAGTTCGTCGTTATGACTTGGTTCCAGCATAAGCCTCAACTCGGGCCTTCAACTTCTGCCCTGGACGAAAGGTGACCACACGGCGAGCCGTGATCGGGATTTCTTCCCCCGTTTTCGGGTTGCGGCCAGGCCGCTGGCGTTTGTCCCGAAGGTCGAAATTGCCGAAACCGGACAATTTGACCTGCTCGTTGTCTTCAAGAGCGTGCCTGATTTCCTCGAAAAACAGTTCAACCAATTCCTTGGCTTCCCGCTTGTTCAGGCCCAGCTCTTCATACAGACGTTCCGCCATCTCAGCTTTCGTCAAAGCCCCCATACGTCACTTCCTTAACGTGGCGTTCAACCTTTGTTCGAGCGAGGTGAGGATATTTTGCGTCGTCGAATTCACCTCATCGTCATTAAGAGTGCGCGATGGATGCTGCCAGGTCAAGCCAACTGCAAGGCTTTTTCTATCAGGATCAATACCTTTACCCTGATACACGTCAAACAGCCTGAGATCCGTGAGCCATTCGCCTGCATTTTCACGGATTACGTCCAGCACTGCCGAGGCCGCGACGTCTTTGTGCGCGATCAGGGCAAGGTCACGACGCACTTCAGGAAAGCGCGACAACTCGTGGAATTGCGGCATTTTTCCGGCTGCCACTTCCGCCAGAACCAGCTCAAAGACGAAGACTGGACGATCCAGACCCAAGGCTTTGGACAATTCAGGGTGGATTGCGCCGATAAAGCCGACTTCACGCCCGTCACGTTCGATGCGCGCGGTCTGACCCGGGTGCAGCGCCGGGTGTTTGCCCGGGGCGAAAGTGAAGGTATCCAGAGCACCGGCGAAACCCAGCACGGCTTCAACGTCAGCCTTGACGTCGAAGAAATCGACCGTGTCACGACCTTGCGCCCAGCCTTCCGGCAGGCGGCTGCCGCACACGACACCCGACAGCATCGGTTCTTGCTTCAGGCCTTCCAGCTGACCGACGAAGCGCAGACCGCTTTCGAACAGACGCACGCGATCCTGCTGACGGTTCAGGTTATGTTGCAACGCCTTGACCAGACCGGGCCACAGCGACG
Coding sequences within it:
- a CDS encoding GlxA family transcriptional regulator: MYDFTVLVFPGSFSSSVAVTLDILGTAATLAQRRGLAVPRWRVCGPQSGLITLGQGMQLLIDELTTDVEDHSCWIIPGLGISDFDALLQRLEEDWVLQTLPALRVHVNKGNEIAASCSAVFLLHAAGLLGGRQVTTSWWLAPWLSSIAPDCIVDPNVMVLCDAPLTTAGAAFAQTDLMLHLLRRRLSPELADYVGKALLLDSRQLQSPFINPAIMAQGNTLVANLTAYIEARLPHPPSVPSLAAYAGMSERTLSRHLRKATGLSTQYLIQRVQLNRARVLLETSRYSVESIAEQVGYQDATALRRLMRRLLNASPKQLRR
- a CDS encoding NADPH-dependent FMN reductase, which codes for MRNFTDLRITDVVEMVCLLAVSGSLRQTSSNSILLRATERLCPDGVLVRHYEGIGELPHFNPDLLEDPPETVIALWSIIGQADGLLFSCPEYARGIPGSFKNMLDWLVSSEEFPGKPVALFNASPRASHAQAALRLVLDTMSARIIEEASMTVNLLSSRLSAESIAADPVLGPMIGTALDAFKRRLDNQNL
- a CDS encoding LysR family transcriptional regulator, whose translation is MALQANWDDLRLLLAVSRRGSFLQAGQFLGIAASTVSRRLTQLEVALGEPLIERGVEGCWLTSRGQSLVEVALAAEAGLRRQAAAGISELNTELSGSVLVSAGEGFSSCVLEAASRFTSLHPRCSVELMVTTDFHKIVRGVADIAVRTAHLGEPSLIYRPIGRLAYGVFADAGYLKRYPGVTPATAVTIALLPPLDMLPQMRTAKAAGLERAQISVNSFAAQLESVRRGMGVAVLPRILAKDLIELFPDIHLPDMEVYLVTRPQALKQAHIKCFFVILEQVMLEALSMENGEGYRLGGGL
- a CDS encoding ester cyclase; this translates as MATGPNDFAERAASAFNRHDVEAMLALFCEDFIYLDSMGIQTGREAMRKRENALLEALPDAHVIFSPFAASHDRLALTAFLTGTFAAPLVLPDRVIPPHGRHITAYYAAHFTFKDGLVIREEAFFDSAVLLPLTHPAEG
- a CDS encoding SDR family oxidoreductase — translated: MHSVFVTGSTGLLGNNLVRELVARGYAVKALVRSKAKGEQQFDNLPTVELVVGDMADVDAFAASLQGCNTVFHTAAFFRDNYKGGNHWKELEKINVAGTRDLIHQAYRAGIRRFIHTSSIAVLDGAPGSLIDETCLRADADADDYYRSKILADRVVLSFLQAHPEMHACMVLPGWMWGPADIGPTSSGQLVNDVVQGKLPGLIPGSFSVVDARDVAFALIAAAKHGRRGERYLAAGRHMTMRQLVPVLGRIAGVKTPVRQLPFPLLYTLAAVQEIYARLTGKPILLSMATLRLLRRENDRSCFNHHKSEQELGLSFRSLELTITDTVAWYRDHGWFENHSASKNKSSSVMIDI
- a CDS encoding histidine phosphatase family protein: MRHGQPKLAATDKISVHEMKDWIEQYDRSEITHHPVPQASVQLAATATVIVSSSAPRALSSVQALGLKPALVDGLFCEAQLPYGHWKLPRLSPFTWAIILRVLWLCGYSRNVESAGVARRRASTAAKRLQSIASDGPVLLLGHGLMNRMIAKQLMADGWARQKRNGSQYWSATVYQYGGV
- a CDS encoding acyltransferase family protein → MKFYNLQAMRGVAACMVFLIHLLSTKHGLGADWFLFKWWWVGPAGVDLFFVISGFIVCYTAAKAGREDLAPITAATRFGIKRLFRVYPVYWIVLAVSFALAPYVQTADPGMAAERVWRLVTLATTNNNRVVLAWTLCYELFFYLVLALIILIRPKQVYELVLGWIALQIGLTIWASGGGLQMFNYVPLSPLILEFGAGCILAFMVDRGVKAYGWQSLMAGVALFCVAVWAHSQNGNWAPWWRSLYFTIPCALIVYGAIAIEISSGVTLPAWLQKVGDSSYSIYIWHQLVLAILLKLTEMSGLFDVLPGLLILFIWGVIALAFGFLSYQVIEKPSQNWIHRVMKRPERRELSHI
- a CDS encoding MerR family transcriptional regulator, with the translated sequence MLEPSHNDELPVIPGKRYFTIGEVSELCAVKPHVLRYWEQEFPQLNPVKRRGNRRYYQRQDVLMIRQIRALLYDQGFTIGGARLRLSGDEAKDDTTQYKQMIRQMIAELEDVLVVLKK
- the ihfA gene encoding integration host factor subunit alpha; the protein is MGALTKAEMAERLYEELGLNKREAKELVELFFEEIRHALEDNEQVKLSGFGNFDLRDKRQRPGRNPKTGEEIPITARRVVTFRPGQKLKARVEAYAGTKS